The sequence below is a genomic window from Dermacentor albipictus isolate Rhodes 1998 colony chromosome 2, USDA_Dalb.pri_finalv2, whole genome shotgun sequence.
GCGTgagcgcacgtcctgtcgtcttcatTGTCCGTGTCGGTGCACGGCTGTGACATCGATTGCCAGGGTCAGCCATGaccatgacgacgactgtacaaTGAGCACAGCTTGATTACGAtaaaatgacgaagaaggaacgaCAACTGTTGACGTCCAATGTTGCGTGACGACGACGGGATGATGTTTCTGAAAGCATGACGATGGTACGACGGCCAgcgcgtgacgacgacggcaacgCGAGAGTCAGATGACGGAGCTGAAGTGATGACGACTGCatcacacacagacagacagacagacagacagacagacagacagacagacaggcaggcagacagacagacagacagacagacacagacagacacatagatagatagatagatagatagatagatagatagatagatagatagatagatagatagatagatagatagatagatagatagatagatagatagatagatgttgAAATAAGTTCAAAGTTCAAATAACGCGCTGCACCTGGCTTCCTCGACATCACTGTGCCGAGCATCGTGTCGCAGAAGACAAAGAAGCTGTGAATTCGATCGCACGCGGCCTGTGCCTCCACGCAACAACGGTTTCTCGAATCAGCTGCGGCTGCCACGTGCTGTGAAGAACATAGCCGGCGAGTGGTCACGTTGGGGCGGTGTTTTCGGTCGTCTTGGAAGCGTCGCACTAGGTCTCTGGTGAAGCGCCCACCATGGCTTGCTACTGCGAGTACGTACTGACGGCCAGCGGGATCCTGAAGCTGTTCCAGATGGTCGTTGGCGCCGGCATCGTGTTCCTGCTGAGCGAAGGCCGCCTGGACGACAACTGCTACTTGTCCATGCGCCTGGACGCATTCATCCTCTTCATCGCGTCCATCGTCTTCTTCTTCAACGCGCTACTCATACTCATCTGCGTGCTGGTCGGTAAGTCGCTCCCCCTTCGTAGGCGTCCGCAAAACTACTAAAACCAACGCCTCATTCACCTATCCATCAAACGCGCTCGAAGGTTAAGTGGAAAAGGCATTTGTACTTGGTTGGCGTATAGCCCCCGAGATATACAGCGTGCGCGGACCTGTCCTATCTCGCAGGACGGGTTTAGCGCTAATGAAAGGTAAAATTGTCATTCACctgactgtagcacgaagctacagagGAAAACCGTACGGCTTTCTCAGAAATAAGCCTCGTATAgtagaagaaaaattcgtcctggtccagtgATTGAATCcggggaccaacgcctttccgggcGATAGCTCTACCATCCTCGGATAGGTGGCTATG
It includes:
- the LOC139055608 gene encoding uncharacterized protein — protein: MACYCEYVLTASGILKLFQMVVGAGIVFLLSEGRLDDNCYLSMRLDAFILFIASIVFFFNALLILICVLVGALEIPGSTVYRMNYFLATFIHVPTSIAYLCIETRTGVYVQGSIAGALGILNSLMFLANAVMAYHPRVV